In Rouxiella sp. WC2420, the following proteins share a genomic window:
- a CDS encoding PTS lactose/cellobiose transporter subunit IIA — MELLVQAGSARSALLSALREARGGEISNALILVDEAKLFISAAHKIQTELIGLDEGTGKIPVSLILVHAQDHLMNAMLIQELASDMIELYRRNPQGN, encoded by the coding sequence ATGGAATTATTAGTGCAGGCAGGTAGCGCGCGCAGCGCATTATTGAGTGCCCTGCGCGAGGCTAGAGGAGGTGAAATTAGTAATGCACTGATTCTGGTAGACGAGGCTAAATTATTTATATCTGCTGCGCACAAAATACAAACTGAATTAATTGGTCTGGATGAAGGAACAGGGAAAATCCCCGTGAGTCTGATTCTGGTTCATGCGCAGGATCACTTGATGAACGCCATGCTTATTCAGGAACTCGCCAGCGATATGATTGAACTGTATCGCCGTAACCCACAAGGAAATTGA
- a CDS encoding PTS sugar transporter subunit IIB has protein sequence MQKIFLCCAAGMSTSMLVQKMKSEANKRQLSIDIEAVPVAEFERIISLADIVLLGPQVKYEHARLSDIAATHGKRVEVINMMDYGTMRGDKVLDQALSHIS, from the coding sequence ATGCAAAAGATTTTCCTATGCTGCGCCGCCGGTATGTCTACCAGTATGCTGGTGCAAAAAATGAAAAGTGAGGCCAATAAGCGTCAATTATCTATCGACATTGAAGCGGTTCCGGTTGCCGAATTCGAGAGAATTATTTCTTTGGCGGATATCGTTTTACTTGGCCCACAGGTTAAATATGAACACGCTCGCTTATCTGATATTGCCGCCACTCACGGCAAACGGGTTGAAGTCATTAATATGATGGATTACGGCACCATGCGCGGCGATAAAGTATTAGATCAAGCTTTGAGCCATATTTCCTGA
- a CDS encoding MurR/RpiR family transcriptional regulator, whose protein sequence is MNKGNLAVDIVYQIQFLQGTFSRQEKKVGKVILENPAFASAATLEQLAARAGVSTATVAIFAKSLGCQDINDFMTHMRAQHSPPASNTLVSKPVPGGTDIAFASATSLGKLPGVSAEMMRRFAKSIGYEDIGDIIYQIRAQQNQLSQQESKVAQAILDDVAFASSATIEQLASQAGVSPATITRFAKSMGCDDIRDLRMKLAQASAVGSQYMAAQPVKSAALGSESWQQNIIQRQQQANRQLAAFDEQAFLQAAATISAAIKGVYIFSAESRCTLFASELQSRLLRAGHPAYAFHDAELMRLSATGLTAQQAVLILSVGTENQGLAEIARLAVSSGAQVIAIVPENSPAAARASTLLAIEESPQQAFGSSGMLMAIDLLLDKL, encoded by the coding sequence ATGAACAAGGGCAACTTAGCAGTGGATATTGTTTATCAAATTCAATTCTTGCAGGGAACCTTCAGCCGGCAGGAAAAAAAGGTCGGCAAGGTTATTCTCGAAAACCCGGCTTTCGCCTCTGCTGCCACGCTGGAGCAATTGGCGGCGCGCGCAGGAGTGAGCACCGCGACGGTAGCGATTTTCGCTAAGTCGTTGGGTTGTCAGGATATTAATGATTTTATGACTCACATGCGGGCACAGCATTCGCCGCCAGCGTCAAATACGCTGGTCTCGAAACCCGTGCCTGGCGGGACAGACATCGCTTTTGCTTCCGCGACTTCGCTGGGTAAATTGCCCGGTGTCAGTGCCGAGATGATGCGTCGGTTTGCTAAATCAATCGGCTACGAAGACATTGGCGATATTATTTATCAAATACGCGCGCAGCAAAATCAGCTCAGCCAACAGGAAAGCAAGGTCGCACAGGCGATCCTCGACGATGTTGCTTTTGCCTCTTCGGCCACCATTGAGCAGCTTGCCTCGCAGGCTGGAGTGAGTCCGGCGACCATTACCCGTTTCGCAAAATCTATGGGCTGCGACGATATTCGCGATCTGCGAATGAAACTCGCGCAGGCCAGCGCGGTGGGTTCGCAATATATGGCGGCTCAGCCGGTAAAATCTGCCGCTTTAGGTTCTGAATCATGGCAGCAAAATATTATTCAACGTCAGCAGCAGGCAAATCGTCAACTGGCAGCTTTTGACGAACAGGCATTTTTGCAGGCAGCAGCAACAATTTCAGCGGCAATTAAGGGAGTGTATATTTTCTCGGCCGAAAGCCGTTGTACGCTGTTTGCCAGCGAGTTGCAGAGTCGATTACTGCGCGCGGGTCATCCGGCTTATGCTTTTCATGATGCAGAATTGATGCGGCTGAGCGCGACTGGTCTGACGGCGCAGCAGGCGGTATTGATACTTTCGGTGGGCACTGAAAACCAGGGATTAGCCGAGATAGCGCGGCTTGCGGTCAGTTCCGGCGCACAGGTTATCGCCATCGTACCTGAGAATTCACCGGCAGCCGCGCGGGCCAGTACGTTGCTGGCCATCGAAGAAAGCCCGCAACAGGCTTTTGGCTCGTCAGGAATGTTAATGGCGATAGACCTGTTGCTGGATAAGCTCTGA
- the hpxZ gene encoding oxalurate catabolism protein HpxZ, translating into MKSENIDRPAILAEVNAAFYRYEQALITNDTVVLDELFWHDPRTVRFGAGENLYGIDQIREFRASRPAQGLDRSLQNTVITTYGDDMAIASTEFRREGSDKTGRQMQTWIKMPSGWRIVAAHVSLMI; encoded by the coding sequence ATGAAAAGTGAAAATATCGATCGTCCGGCGATCCTGGCAGAAGTGAATGCGGCTTTTTATCGTTACGAGCAGGCGCTTATCACTAACGATACTGTGGTATTAGATGAACTTTTTTGGCATGACCCACGCACTGTTCGCTTTGGGGCCGGTGAGAACTTGTATGGCATCGACCAGATCCGTGAGTTTCGCGCCTCACGTCCGGCGCAGGGTCTGGATCGCAGTCTGCAAAACACGGTGATCACGACTTATGGCGACGATATGGCGATCGCCAGCACCGAGTTTCGTCGTGAAGGCAGCGATAAAACTGGCCGCCAGATGCAGACTTGGATCAAAATGCCCAGCGGCTGGCGGATAGTGGCAGCACACGTGAGCCTGATGATCTAA
- a CDS encoding AtzE family amidohydrolase — protein MKPLHQASISDIQQAIKNGEVSATEIARQTLDNIEKADPAINAYTHVTHARMLSEAGKIDKLRASGATLPPLAAVPYAVKNLLDVTGQVTLAGASLNSSNPVAKEDAWTVSRLAEQGALLSGMLNMDAYAYGFTTENSHYGATHNPRDLTRIAGGSSGGSAAAVAAGLVHFTLGSDTNGSIRVPSSLSGILGLKPTFGRISRRGSQPFVASLDHIGPMARSSSDLSLVYDALQASDAGDAFQAHKPSVETFSQLSRGQQGLRTAVLGGYFDTWCNDDAKAAVKRVAQALESQEVVEMPQAELARSAAFIITASEGGNQYLPLLRTIPEQFEPLSRERLLAGAMIPSAWYVQAQRFRHQFQQQVLPMFEHWDILIAPSTPCPATIIGQESIEINGVSLPTRASMGMLAQPISFLGLPVVSVPLTTANGLPIGLQLIAPPWREDLCLRAAWALEQQGIVSASASLVG, from the coding sequence AGCATTAGCGACATTCAGCAGGCAATCAAAAATGGTGAAGTTTCAGCCACCGAGATTGCCCGGCAAACCTTGGACAACATCGAGAAAGCCGATCCAGCGATCAACGCGTACACTCATGTCACTCATGCACGCATGCTCAGTGAAGCAGGCAAAATTGATAAACTGCGCGCCAGCGGTGCGACCTTACCGCCTTTGGCCGCAGTGCCTTACGCAGTGAAAAACCTGCTGGACGTTACCGGTCAGGTCACTCTGGCCGGGGCGAGCCTCAACAGCAGCAATCCGGTTGCCAAAGAAGATGCCTGGACGGTTTCGCGTCTGGCCGAACAAGGCGCGCTGCTGTCCGGTATGTTGAACATGGATGCCTACGCCTACGGTTTTACCACTGAAAACAGCCATTATGGCGCGACCCATAACCCGCGCGACCTCACACGCATTGCGGGTGGTTCTTCGGGAGGATCCGCCGCTGCGGTGGCCGCCGGACTGGTGCACTTTACACTCGGCAGCGATACCAACGGTTCGATTCGTGTCCCCTCTTCGCTCTCCGGCATTCTGGGCCTGAAACCCACTTTCGGGCGCATCTCCCGACGCGGTAGCCAGCCGTTTGTCGCCAGCCTGGATCATATCGGCCCGATGGCGCGCAGCAGCAGCGATCTTTCGCTGGTTTACGATGCCTTGCAGGCGTCTGATGCTGGTGACGCATTTCAGGCGCATAAGCCGAGCGTAGAAACTTTTTCACAGCTTTCTCGCGGTCAGCAAGGTTTGCGTACTGCCGTATTGGGCGGCTATTTCGATACCTGGTGTAACGATGATGCCAAAGCTGCTGTGAAACGTGTGGCACAGGCGCTGGAATCTCAGGAAGTAGTGGAAATGCCTCAGGCCGAACTCGCCCGTTCAGCGGCATTTATTATCACCGCTTCCGAGGGCGGTAATCAGTATTTGCCGTTGTTACGCACTATTCCCGAACAGTTTGAGCCGCTGTCGCGCGAGCGTTTGCTGGCCGGGGCGATGATCCCTTCAGCCTGGTACGTGCAGGCGCAGCGTTTCCGCCACCAGTTCCAGCAGCAAGTTCTGCCGATGTTTGAACACTGGGATATTTTGATCGCCCCTTCCACTCCGTGTCCGGCGACAATCATTGGTCAAGAAAGCATTGAAATCAACGGCGTTTCGCTGCCAACGCGCGCCAGCATGGGCATGCTCGCTCAACCCATTTCATTCCTCGGCCTGCCGGTAGTTTCGGTGCCATTAACAACTGCCAATGGGCTGCCGATTGGTTTACAGTTGATAGCCCCGCCGTGGCGCGAAGATTTATGCCTGCGCGCGGCCTGGGCATTGGAACAACAGGGGATCGTCAGTGCCAGCGCTTCGCTGGTTGGCTGA